CATTTTCAAAGCCTCTATCTTATAGCCACGGGAAAGTGATCTTTTAAACTAATCCAACAGTTTTTTTATCTTATCCGGGATTTTTTTCAGTCTCTTGGATACGGCCATTGCTGTAATGCCTAATTCTTTTCCGATTTCTACCATGGTCATATCCTCAAAATAATATTTCTGAACGATTATGGAATCCTTACTATTCAGTTTCTGAATGGCCCGGTGCAGCCTTTCTTTCTCATCCGAATGAATGATGATTTGTTCTACATCCGCCCTATTGTCAGCAAACTGCATTGGACAATACCCATCACGGTTTTCCTGCATGAATTCCAGAGAATTATGCCGTCTCGTTTCGGCACGGTTCCTCCTGGACTGCATTTTCTCCATTTCGATGATAACTTCACCAATATTGTCATCCACTTCTATTTCAAACTTCTCTCCGGTTATAAACTCATAACTGATTCTCATGCTGCTCCTTTCTTTACCCGTGAGTAAAGCGGTAGCAGCAGATATAGAAAAACAGGCAAAAAAAATAGCCGGAGTAAGCTGGTATTCCGCTTTACTCCGGCTATTTGGTGTCGCGCTTATGCGGACCCTTTGCTCGGTAGATTTCTTTTAATATGTTACGAATTCTTCTTTCATTTTCTCTTTCTGAATACTGCAAATCCTGTAACGAACCTGTATGATATTCCTGCAATGGGGACACTTCAGTTCTACCCATATATCCCCTTTTGCAGATGAGCATATATCAAATGCCCGCTTCCGGCAT
The nucleotide sequence above comes from Lacrimispora sp. BS-2. Encoded proteins:
- a CDS encoding sigma-70 family RNA polymerase sigma factor; the encoded protein is MRISYEFITGEKFEIEVDDNIGEVIIEMEKMQSRRNRAETRRHNSLEFMQENRDGYCPMQFADNRADVEQIIIHSDEKERLHRAIQKLNSKDSIIVQKYYFEDMTMVEIGKELGITAMAVSKRLKKIPDKIKKLLD